From Oncorhynchus mykiss isolate Arlee chromosome 6, USDA_OmykA_1.1, whole genome shotgun sequence, the proteins below share one genomic window:
- the LOC110506978 gene encoding SKI family transcriptional corepressor 1 homolog-B-like isoform X2 yields MESIPNQQPAGRDSSSSPSSKQDVQPFSSPISLKPNQVSETALYGVHIVSLVIDGQERLCLAQISNTLLKNYSYNEIHNRRVALGITCVQCTPVQLEILRRAGAMPISSRRCGMITKREAERLCKSFLGAHNPPKLPENFAFDVSHECAWGSRGSFIPARYNSSRAKCIKCTYCNMYFSPNKFIFHSHRTPESKYTQPDAANFNSWRRHLKLTDKSSSDDVAHAWEDVKAMFNGGSRKRTLPMSGSSMSSPLKSHSTSNPTQRSSPEVPHKTLRCDEDRGRPNISLSNGVRNYPVIPVPSKSFGMLQKIQPPLFPHPYGFPAFGLCQKKDDGVGETNKTNVSGVFWPGAKDSIYPSFPMFWPTAGGLPMPPYQQSPPKPPTELLSVRQSDLELSDQSDRCANTPKDSFQDSERCSSSQSTRNEEDKSGDEARSTEGLPTTPRKINYISAFRPVVKDAESIAKLYGNRDTYSGVRSGYLSPDFVSESSSYRSMSPDVDSVDDPDVDVESNRAHEDEESVQLSVEDRQSPPPLNSAHSGPEDSRELGTSPGPQPEDPHSGSSDDERQGGQVSERHDTPVYEVYTHEKDGHMPLNGPSTFGSKHSSPLQSNGVLHVSDPHKQRSPTREDVPQRAYQDQAKESPPCDGALRQHDVSRIHEKDIENMAKEELQKQLVEQVELRKKLEREFQSLKDNFQDQMKRELSYREEMVQQLHIVREAHDALHHFSCKMLTPRHCTGACTFKPPLLPP; encoded by the exons ATGGAGTCGATACCCAATCAACAACCAGCGGGACGAGACTCCAGCTCTTCCCCCAGCTCCAAGCAGGACGTTCAGCCCTTCTCCAGCCCCATCTCCCTGAAGCCTAACCAAGTCAGCGAGACCGCGTTGTATGGAGTGCACATCGTGTCTTTGGTCATAGATGGCCAGGAAAGACTTTGCTTGGCGCAGATATCCAACACATTGCTAAAGAACTACAGTTACAACGAAATCCATAACCGACGCGTTGCTCTTGGAATCACCTGCGTCCAGTGCACGCCCGTCCAGCTCGAGATACTGAGGCGCGCTGGTGCCATGCCAATCTCCTCGCGGCGCTGCGGTATGATCACTAAGCGGGAGGCGGAGAGGCTATGTAAATCATTCCTCGGTGCTCACAACCCACCAAAGCTACCGGAAAATTTCGCTTTTGATGTCTCTCATGAATGCGCGTGGGGAAGCAGAGGTAGCTTCATACCTGCCAGGTATAACAGCTCGAGGGCCAAGTGCATTAAATGCACATATTgtaacatgtatttttccccGAATAAATTCATATTCCACTCCCATCGCACTCCCGAGTCCAAGTATACACAGCCAGATGCAGCAAACTTCAATTCGTGGAGGCGCCATCTCAAACTAACAGACAAAAGCTCTTCGGATGATGTTGCCCACGCGTGGGAGGATGTTAAAGCGATGTTCAACGGGGGAAGTCGTAAGAGGACGCTACCTATGAGTGGGTCATCCATGTCCTCTCCTTTGAAGTCACATTCCACCAGTAACCCAACCCAAAGAAGTTCCCCCGAGGTACCCCATAAAACGTTGCGCTGTGACGAAGACCGAGGTAGGCCTAACATCAGTCTGTCAAATGGCGTCCGGAACTACCCGGTTATCCCTGTGCCCAGTAAGAGCTTTGGGATGCTTCAAAAGATCCAGCCACCGCTCTTCCCCCACCCGTATGGATTCCCTGCGTTTGGACTGTGTCAAAAGAAGGACGACGGAGTGGGAGAGACAAATAAAACCAACGTTTCGGGTGTCTTTTGGCCAGGAGCAAAGGACAGTATCTATCCCTCTTTCCCGATGTTTTGGCCAACAGCAGGTGGCCTGCCGATGCCACCGTATCAACAGTCACCACCCAAACCACCCACAGAGCTCTTAAGTGTCAGACAGAGTGATCTCGAGTTATCGGATCAAAGTGACCGGTGCGCAAACACACCTAAGGATAGCTTTCAAGACAGCGAACGGTGCTCCAGCTCACAATCCACCCGGAACGAGGAGGATAAATCCGGGGATGAGGCCCGGTCGACGGAAGGACTCCCCACAACTCCACGGAAGATAAATTACATCTCTGCGTTCAGACCTGTGGTGAAAGACGCCGAAAGCATTGCAAAGCTATACGGCAACAGGGACACGTACAGCGGTGTGCGCTCTGGTTACCTATCGCCAGATTTCGTGAGTGAAAGTTCTAGCTATAGGTCTATGTCCCCGGATGTGGATAGCGTGGACGACCCAGACGTTGACGTGGAGTCAAACAGGGCACACGAGGATGAAGAGTCAGTCCAACTGTCAGTGGAGGACCGTCAGAGTCCCCCGCCCCTCAACTCAGCCCATTCCGGGCCTGAAGATAGTCGAGAGCTGGGGACAAGTCCAGGACCACAACCGGAAGATCCCCACTCCGGGTCCTCTGATGACGAGAGGCAGGGTGGACAGGTGTCAGAGCGCCATGATACACCGGTGTACGAA GTGTACACACATGAAAAGGATGGACACATGCCTTTGAACGGTCCATCTACGTTTGGATCAAAACATAGCAGCCCATTGCAATCGAACG GTGTACTCCATGTTTCCGACCCACACAAACAACGTTCTCCTACAAGAGAGGACGTTCCACAGAGAGCCTATCAGGACCAAGCAAAGGAAAGCCCACcat GCGATGGGGCATTACGTCAGCATGACGTCAGTAGGATCCACGAAAAAGATATCGAAAACATGGCTAAAG AGGAACTTCAGAAACAGCTTGTCGAACAAGTGGAGCTCAGAAAAAAGTTGGAACGCGAATTTCAAAGTTTAAAAG ATAATTTTCAGGACCAAATGAAGAGGGAACTGTCCTACAGAGAAGAGATGGTCCAACAACTTCATATTGTCCGAG AAGCTCATGACGCCCTGCACCATTTCTCCTGCAAGATGCTGACCCCTCGCCACTGTACTGGAGCCTGTACTTTCAAACCCCCTCTGCTGCCTCCATAA
- the LOC110506978 gene encoding SKI family transcriptional corepressor 1 homolog-B-like isoform X3, whose translation MESIPNQQPAGRDSSSSPSSKQDVQPFSSPISLKPNQVSETALYGVHIVSLVIDGQERLCLAQISNTLLKNYSYNEIHNRRVALGITCVQCTPVQLEILRRAGAMPISSRRCGMITKREAERLCKSFLGAHNPPKLPENFAFDVSHECAWGSRGSFIPARYNSSRAKCIKCTYCNMYFSPNKFIFHSHRTPESKYTQPDAANFNSWRRHLKLTDKSSSDDVAHAWEDVKAMFNGGSRKRTLPMSGSSMSSPLKSHSTSNPTQRSSPEVPHKTLRCDEDRGRPNISLSNGVRNYPVIPVPSKSFGMLQKIQPPLFPHPYGFPAFGLCQKKDDGVGETNKTNVSGVFWPGAKDSIYPSFPMFWPTAGGLPMPPYQQSPPKPPTELLSVRQSDLELSDQSDRCANTPKDSFQDSERCSSSQSTRNEEDKSGDEARSTEGLPTTPRKINYISAFRPVVKDAESIAKLYGNRDTYSGVRSGYLSPDFVSESSSYRSMSPDVDSVDDPDVDVESNRAHEDEESVQLSVEDRQSPPPLNSAHSGPEDSRELGTSPGPQPEDPHSGSSDDERQGGQVSERHDTPVYEVYTHEKDGHMPLNGPSTFGSKHSSPLQSNGVLHVSDPHKQRSPTREDVPQRAYQDQAKESPPCDGALRQHDVSRIHEKDIENMAKEELQKQLVEQVELRKKLEREFQSLKDNFQDQMKRELSYREEMVQQLHIVRAHDALHHFSCKMLTPRHCTGACTFKPPLLPP comes from the exons ATGGAGTCGATACCCAATCAACAACCAGCGGGACGAGACTCCAGCTCTTCCCCCAGCTCCAAGCAGGACGTTCAGCCCTTCTCCAGCCCCATCTCCCTGAAGCCTAACCAAGTCAGCGAGACCGCGTTGTATGGAGTGCACATCGTGTCTTTGGTCATAGATGGCCAGGAAAGACTTTGCTTGGCGCAGATATCCAACACATTGCTAAAGAACTACAGTTACAACGAAATCCATAACCGACGCGTTGCTCTTGGAATCACCTGCGTCCAGTGCACGCCCGTCCAGCTCGAGATACTGAGGCGCGCTGGTGCCATGCCAATCTCCTCGCGGCGCTGCGGTATGATCACTAAGCGGGAGGCGGAGAGGCTATGTAAATCATTCCTCGGTGCTCACAACCCACCAAAGCTACCGGAAAATTTCGCTTTTGATGTCTCTCATGAATGCGCGTGGGGAAGCAGAGGTAGCTTCATACCTGCCAGGTATAACAGCTCGAGGGCCAAGTGCATTAAATGCACATATTgtaacatgtatttttccccGAATAAATTCATATTCCACTCCCATCGCACTCCCGAGTCCAAGTATACACAGCCAGATGCAGCAAACTTCAATTCGTGGAGGCGCCATCTCAAACTAACAGACAAAAGCTCTTCGGATGATGTTGCCCACGCGTGGGAGGATGTTAAAGCGATGTTCAACGGGGGAAGTCGTAAGAGGACGCTACCTATGAGTGGGTCATCCATGTCCTCTCCTTTGAAGTCACATTCCACCAGTAACCCAACCCAAAGAAGTTCCCCCGAGGTACCCCATAAAACGTTGCGCTGTGACGAAGACCGAGGTAGGCCTAACATCAGTCTGTCAAATGGCGTCCGGAACTACCCGGTTATCCCTGTGCCCAGTAAGAGCTTTGGGATGCTTCAAAAGATCCAGCCACCGCTCTTCCCCCACCCGTATGGATTCCCTGCGTTTGGACTGTGTCAAAAGAAGGACGACGGAGTGGGAGAGACAAATAAAACCAACGTTTCGGGTGTCTTTTGGCCAGGAGCAAAGGACAGTATCTATCCCTCTTTCCCGATGTTTTGGCCAACAGCAGGTGGCCTGCCGATGCCACCGTATCAACAGTCACCACCCAAACCACCCACAGAGCTCTTAAGTGTCAGACAGAGTGATCTCGAGTTATCGGATCAAAGTGACCGGTGCGCAAACACACCTAAGGATAGCTTTCAAGACAGCGAACGGTGCTCCAGCTCACAATCCACCCGGAACGAGGAGGATAAATCCGGGGATGAGGCCCGGTCGACGGAAGGACTCCCCACAACTCCACGGAAGATAAATTACATCTCTGCGTTCAGACCTGTGGTGAAAGACGCCGAAAGCATTGCAAAGCTATACGGCAACAGGGACACGTACAGCGGTGTGCGCTCTGGTTACCTATCGCCAGATTTCGTGAGTGAAAGTTCTAGCTATAGGTCTATGTCCCCGGATGTGGATAGCGTGGACGACCCAGACGTTGACGTGGAGTCAAACAGGGCACACGAGGATGAAGAGTCAGTCCAACTGTCAGTGGAGGACCGTCAGAGTCCCCCGCCCCTCAACTCAGCCCATTCCGGGCCTGAAGATAGTCGAGAGCTGGGGACAAGTCCAGGACCACAACCGGAAGATCCCCACTCCGGGTCCTCTGATGACGAGAGGCAGGGTGGACAGGTGTCAGAGCGCCATGATACACCGGTGTACGAA GTGTACACACATGAAAAGGATGGACACATGCCTTTGAACGGTCCATCTACGTTTGGATCAAAACATAGCAGCCCATTGCAATCGAACG GTGTACTCCATGTTTCCGACCCACACAAACAACGTTCTCCTACAAGAGAGGACGTTCCACAGAGAGCCTATCAGGACCAAGCAAAGGAAAGCCCACcat GCGATGGGGCATTACGTCAGCATGACGTCAGTAGGATCCACGAAAAAGATATCGAAAACATGGCTAAAG AGGAACTTCAGAAACAGCTTGTCGAACAAGTGGAGCTCAGAAAAAAGTTGGAACGCGAATTTCAAAGTTTAAAAG ATAATTTTCAGGACCAAATGAAGAGGGAACTGTCCTACAGAGAAGAGATGGTCCAACAACTTCATATTGTCCGAG CTCATGACGCCCTGCACCATTTCTCCTGCAAGATGCTGACCCCTCGCCACTGTACTGGAGCCTGTACTTTCAAACCCCCTCTGCTGCCTCCATAA
- the LOC110506978 gene encoding SKI family transcriptional corepressor 1 homolog-B-like isoform X6, which yields MESIPNQQPAGRDSSSSPSSKQDVQPFSSPISLKPNQVSETALYGVHIVSLVIDGQERLCLAQISNTLLKNYSYNEIHNRRVALGITCVQCTPVQLEILRRAGAMPISSRRCGMITKREAERLCKSFLGAHNPPKLPENFAFDVSHECAWGSRGSFIPARYNSSRAKCIKCTYCNMYFSPNKFIFHSHRTPESKYTQPDAANFNSWRRHLKLTDKSSSDDVAHAWEDVKAMFNGGSRKRTLPMSGSSMSSPLKSHSTSNPTQRSSPEVPHKTLRCDEDRGRPNISLSNGVRNYPVIPVPSKSFGMLQKIQPPLFPHPYGFPAFGLCQKKDDGVGETNKTNVSGVFWPGAKDSIYPSFPMFWPTAGGLPMPPYQQSPPKPPTELLSVRQSDLELSDQSDRCANTPKDSFQDSERCSSSQSTRNEEDKSGDEARSTEGLPTTPRKINYISAFRPVVKDAESIAKLYGNRDTYSGVRSGYLSPDFVSESSSYRSMSPDVDSVDDPDVDVESNRAHEDEESVQLSVEDRQSPPPLNSAHSGPEDSRELGTSPGPQPEDPHSGSSDDERQGGQVSERHDTPVYEVYTHEKDGHMPLNGPSTFGSKHSSPLQSNGVLHVSDPHKQRSPTREDVPQRAYQDQAKESPPCDGALRQHDVSRIHEKDIENMAKDNFQDQMKRELSYREEMVQQLHIVREAHDALHHFSCKMLTPRHCTGACTFKPPLLPP from the exons ATGGAGTCGATACCCAATCAACAACCAGCGGGACGAGACTCCAGCTCTTCCCCCAGCTCCAAGCAGGACGTTCAGCCCTTCTCCAGCCCCATCTCCCTGAAGCCTAACCAAGTCAGCGAGACCGCGTTGTATGGAGTGCACATCGTGTCTTTGGTCATAGATGGCCAGGAAAGACTTTGCTTGGCGCAGATATCCAACACATTGCTAAAGAACTACAGTTACAACGAAATCCATAACCGACGCGTTGCTCTTGGAATCACCTGCGTCCAGTGCACGCCCGTCCAGCTCGAGATACTGAGGCGCGCTGGTGCCATGCCAATCTCCTCGCGGCGCTGCGGTATGATCACTAAGCGGGAGGCGGAGAGGCTATGTAAATCATTCCTCGGTGCTCACAACCCACCAAAGCTACCGGAAAATTTCGCTTTTGATGTCTCTCATGAATGCGCGTGGGGAAGCAGAGGTAGCTTCATACCTGCCAGGTATAACAGCTCGAGGGCCAAGTGCATTAAATGCACATATTgtaacatgtatttttccccGAATAAATTCATATTCCACTCCCATCGCACTCCCGAGTCCAAGTATACACAGCCAGATGCAGCAAACTTCAATTCGTGGAGGCGCCATCTCAAACTAACAGACAAAAGCTCTTCGGATGATGTTGCCCACGCGTGGGAGGATGTTAAAGCGATGTTCAACGGGGGAAGTCGTAAGAGGACGCTACCTATGAGTGGGTCATCCATGTCCTCTCCTTTGAAGTCACATTCCACCAGTAACCCAACCCAAAGAAGTTCCCCCGAGGTACCCCATAAAACGTTGCGCTGTGACGAAGACCGAGGTAGGCCTAACATCAGTCTGTCAAATGGCGTCCGGAACTACCCGGTTATCCCTGTGCCCAGTAAGAGCTTTGGGATGCTTCAAAAGATCCAGCCACCGCTCTTCCCCCACCCGTATGGATTCCCTGCGTTTGGACTGTGTCAAAAGAAGGACGACGGAGTGGGAGAGACAAATAAAACCAACGTTTCGGGTGTCTTTTGGCCAGGAGCAAAGGACAGTATCTATCCCTCTTTCCCGATGTTTTGGCCAACAGCAGGTGGCCTGCCGATGCCACCGTATCAACAGTCACCACCCAAACCACCCACAGAGCTCTTAAGTGTCAGACAGAGTGATCTCGAGTTATCGGATCAAAGTGACCGGTGCGCAAACACACCTAAGGATAGCTTTCAAGACAGCGAACGGTGCTCCAGCTCACAATCCACCCGGAACGAGGAGGATAAATCCGGGGATGAGGCCCGGTCGACGGAAGGACTCCCCACAACTCCACGGAAGATAAATTACATCTCTGCGTTCAGACCTGTGGTGAAAGACGCCGAAAGCATTGCAAAGCTATACGGCAACAGGGACACGTACAGCGGTGTGCGCTCTGGTTACCTATCGCCAGATTTCGTGAGTGAAAGTTCTAGCTATAGGTCTATGTCCCCGGATGTGGATAGCGTGGACGACCCAGACGTTGACGTGGAGTCAAACAGGGCACACGAGGATGAAGAGTCAGTCCAACTGTCAGTGGAGGACCGTCAGAGTCCCCCGCCCCTCAACTCAGCCCATTCCGGGCCTGAAGATAGTCGAGAGCTGGGGACAAGTCCAGGACCACAACCGGAAGATCCCCACTCCGGGTCCTCTGATGACGAGAGGCAGGGTGGACAGGTGTCAGAGCGCCATGATACACCGGTGTACGAA GTGTACACACATGAAAAGGATGGACACATGCCTTTGAACGGTCCATCTACGTTTGGATCAAAACATAGCAGCCCATTGCAATCGAACG GTGTACTCCATGTTTCCGACCCACACAAACAACGTTCTCCTACAAGAGAGGACGTTCCACAGAGAGCCTATCAGGACCAAGCAAAGGAAAGCCCACcat GCGATGGGGCATTACGTCAGCATGACGTCAGTAGGATCCACGAAAAAGATATCGAAAACATGGCTAAAG ATAATTTTCAGGACCAAATGAAGAGGGAACTGTCCTACAGAGAAGAGATGGTCCAACAACTTCATATTGTCCGAG AAGCTCATGACGCCCTGCACCATTTCTCCTGCAAGATGCTGACCCCTCGCCACTGTACTGGAGCCTGTACTTTCAAACCCCCTCTGCTGCCTCCATAA
- the LOC110506978 gene encoding SKI family transcriptional corepressor 1 homolog-B-like isoform X7, which produces MESIPNQQPAGRDSSSSPSSKQDVQPFSSPISLKPNQVSETALYGVHIVSLVIDGQERLCLAQISNTLLKNYSYNEIHNRRVALGITCVQCTPVQLEILRRAGAMPISSRRCGMITKREAERLCKSFLGAHNPPKLPENFAFDVSHECAWGSRGSFIPARYNSSRAKCIKCTYCNMYFSPNKFIFHSHRTPESKYTQPDAANFNSWRRHLKLTDKSSSDDVAHAWEDVKAMFNGGSRKRTLPMSGSSMSSPLKSHSTSNPTQRSSPEVPHKTLRCDEDRGRPNISLSNGVRNYPVIPVPSKSFGMLQKIQPPLFPHPYGFPAFGLCQKKDDGVGETNKTNVSGVFWPGAKDSIYPSFPMFWPTAGGLPMPPYQQSPPKPPTELLSVRQSDLELSDQSDRCANTPKDSFQDSERCSSSQSTRNEEDKSGDEARSTEGLPTTPRKINYISAFRPVVKDAESIAKLYGNRDTYSGVRSGYLSPDFVSESSSYRSMSPDVDSVDDPDVDVESNRAHEDEESVQLSVEDRQSPPPLNSAHSGPEDSRELGTSPGPQPEDPHSGSSDDERQGGQVSERHDTPVYEVYTHEKDGHMPLNGPSTFGSKHSSPLQSNGVLHVSDPHKQRSPTREDVPQRAYQDQAKESPPCDGALRQHDVSRIHEKDIENMAKDNFQDQMKRELSYREEMVQQLHIVRAHDALHHFSCKMLTPRHCTGACTFKPPLLPP; this is translated from the exons ATGGAGTCGATACCCAATCAACAACCAGCGGGACGAGACTCCAGCTCTTCCCCCAGCTCCAAGCAGGACGTTCAGCCCTTCTCCAGCCCCATCTCCCTGAAGCCTAACCAAGTCAGCGAGACCGCGTTGTATGGAGTGCACATCGTGTCTTTGGTCATAGATGGCCAGGAAAGACTTTGCTTGGCGCAGATATCCAACACATTGCTAAAGAACTACAGTTACAACGAAATCCATAACCGACGCGTTGCTCTTGGAATCACCTGCGTCCAGTGCACGCCCGTCCAGCTCGAGATACTGAGGCGCGCTGGTGCCATGCCAATCTCCTCGCGGCGCTGCGGTATGATCACTAAGCGGGAGGCGGAGAGGCTATGTAAATCATTCCTCGGTGCTCACAACCCACCAAAGCTACCGGAAAATTTCGCTTTTGATGTCTCTCATGAATGCGCGTGGGGAAGCAGAGGTAGCTTCATACCTGCCAGGTATAACAGCTCGAGGGCCAAGTGCATTAAATGCACATATTgtaacatgtatttttccccGAATAAATTCATATTCCACTCCCATCGCACTCCCGAGTCCAAGTATACACAGCCAGATGCAGCAAACTTCAATTCGTGGAGGCGCCATCTCAAACTAACAGACAAAAGCTCTTCGGATGATGTTGCCCACGCGTGGGAGGATGTTAAAGCGATGTTCAACGGGGGAAGTCGTAAGAGGACGCTACCTATGAGTGGGTCATCCATGTCCTCTCCTTTGAAGTCACATTCCACCAGTAACCCAACCCAAAGAAGTTCCCCCGAGGTACCCCATAAAACGTTGCGCTGTGACGAAGACCGAGGTAGGCCTAACATCAGTCTGTCAAATGGCGTCCGGAACTACCCGGTTATCCCTGTGCCCAGTAAGAGCTTTGGGATGCTTCAAAAGATCCAGCCACCGCTCTTCCCCCACCCGTATGGATTCCCTGCGTTTGGACTGTGTCAAAAGAAGGACGACGGAGTGGGAGAGACAAATAAAACCAACGTTTCGGGTGTCTTTTGGCCAGGAGCAAAGGACAGTATCTATCCCTCTTTCCCGATGTTTTGGCCAACAGCAGGTGGCCTGCCGATGCCACCGTATCAACAGTCACCACCCAAACCACCCACAGAGCTCTTAAGTGTCAGACAGAGTGATCTCGAGTTATCGGATCAAAGTGACCGGTGCGCAAACACACCTAAGGATAGCTTTCAAGACAGCGAACGGTGCTCCAGCTCACAATCCACCCGGAACGAGGAGGATAAATCCGGGGATGAGGCCCGGTCGACGGAAGGACTCCCCACAACTCCACGGAAGATAAATTACATCTCTGCGTTCAGACCTGTGGTGAAAGACGCCGAAAGCATTGCAAAGCTATACGGCAACAGGGACACGTACAGCGGTGTGCGCTCTGGTTACCTATCGCCAGATTTCGTGAGTGAAAGTTCTAGCTATAGGTCTATGTCCCCGGATGTGGATAGCGTGGACGACCCAGACGTTGACGTGGAGTCAAACAGGGCACACGAGGATGAAGAGTCAGTCCAACTGTCAGTGGAGGACCGTCAGAGTCCCCCGCCCCTCAACTCAGCCCATTCCGGGCCTGAAGATAGTCGAGAGCTGGGGACAAGTCCAGGACCACAACCGGAAGATCCCCACTCCGGGTCCTCTGATGACGAGAGGCAGGGTGGACAGGTGTCAGAGCGCCATGATACACCGGTGTACGAA GTGTACACACATGAAAAGGATGGACACATGCCTTTGAACGGTCCATCTACGTTTGGATCAAAACATAGCAGCCCATTGCAATCGAACG GTGTACTCCATGTTTCCGACCCACACAAACAACGTTCTCCTACAAGAGAGGACGTTCCACAGAGAGCCTATCAGGACCAAGCAAAGGAAAGCCCACcat GCGATGGGGCATTACGTCAGCATGACGTCAGTAGGATCCACGAAAAAGATATCGAAAACATGGCTAAAG ATAATTTTCAGGACCAAATGAAGAGGGAACTGTCCTACAGAGAAGAGATGGTCCAACAACTTCATATTGTCCGAG CTCATGACGCCCTGCACCATTTCTCCTGCAAGATGCTGACCCCTCGCCACTGTACTGGAGCCTGTACTTTCAAACCCCCTCTGCTGCCTCCATAA